From a single Bacillus pumilus genomic region:
- the secG gene encoding preprotein translocase subunit SecG, whose protein sequence is MHAFIITLLVIVSIALIIVVLLQSSKSAGLSGAISGGAEQLFGKQKARGLDLILHRLTVILSVLFFILTLALAYLGV, encoded by the coding sequence ATGCACGCATTTATTATCACATTACTCGTAATTGTCAGTATCGCACTTATCATCGTTGTATTACTACAATCAAGTAAAAGTGCTGGACTGTCAGGCGCTATTTCAGGTGGAGCCGAGCAGCTTTTCGGTAAACAAAAAGCGAGAGGCCTTGACTTGATTCTTCACCGATTAACGGTTATTTTGTCAGTGCTTTTCTTCATCTTAACACTTGCATTGGCATATTTAGGCGTCTAA
- a CDS encoding AbrB/MazE/SpoVT family DNA-binding domain-containing protein has protein sequence MKRTGMVRHIDSLGRIVLPSEMRKVLNIKEEQLLEIFIDDQTIMLKKYDADKSCLLTGQVTKYNKSYGNGQVMLSPEGAERLLVELKQLLKKEATR, from the coding sequence TTGAAAAGGACTGGGATGGTTAGACACATTGATTCTCTAGGCAGAATTGTTCTGCCTTCAGAAATGCGCAAGGTACTCAATATTAAAGAAGAGCAGTTACTAGAAATTTTTATCGACGATCAAACCATTATGCTGAAAAAATATGATGCAGATAAGAGCTGCCTGTTAACTGGACAAGTGACGAAGTACAACAAAAGCTATGGAAACGGTCAAGTAATGCTGAGTCCTGAAGGGGCTGAACGTTTGTTAGTAGAATTAAAACAGTTATTAAAAAAAGAAGCAACACGCTAA
- a CDS encoding helix-turn-helix domain-containing protein translates to MMVEKIQIRRAFVMQYMIENDMSLNQLADEIGISPATLSRVLNGHRKPGQLVIGKMIHYFDKKFEDLFYYENVDKSQ, encoded by the coding sequence ATGATGGTCGAAAAGATTCAGATCAGGCGGGCTTTTGTCATGCAGTATATGATCGAAAACGATATGTCTTTAAATCAGCTGGCTGATGAAATTGGCATCTCTCCTGCCACGCTCAGCAGGGTGTTAAATGGTCATCGGAAACCAGGACAGCTTGTCATTGGCAAAATGATTCATTACTTTGATAAAAAATTTGAAGATTTATTTTACTATGAAAACGTTGACAAAAGTCAATAA
- a CDS encoding helix-turn-helix domain-containing protein produces the protein MNHFGEQLRILRENRKMSVNQLAMYSGVSAAGISRIENGKRGVPKPLTIKKLAHALKVPYEDLMLLAGHIEQEQVHEMKPKYESMLKIYQKALQKDVEHLPIFDGDKWERLSAQDISQLNEYFLTLINQKKANK, from the coding sequence ATGAATCACTTTGGTGAACAATTACGCATTTTAAGAGAAAATAGAAAAATGTCTGTCAATCAACTCGCCATGTATTCTGGTGTAAGCGCTGCTGGTATTTCTCGTATTGAAAATGGAAAGCGCGGTGTGCCAAAGCCTTTGACGATCAAAAAATTAGCACACGCCTTGAAGGTGCCTTATGAGGATTTAATGCTACTTGCTGGTCATATTGAACAGGAGCAAGTTCATGAAATGAAACCAAAATATGAATCCATGTTGAAAATCTATCAAAAGGCGCTGCAAAAGGATGTAGAACATCTCCCCATTTTTGACGGCGATAAATGGGAAAGGCTCTCCGCACAAGACATCAGCCAGCTGAATGAATACTTTCTTACGCTCATCAACCAAAAAAAGGCGAACAAATAG
- a CDS encoding helix-turn-helix domain-containing protein — translation MNFGAYLRALREEKKLSVNQLAMYSEVSAAGISRIENGKRGVPKPPTIKKLAGALKVPYEEMMQAAGYIEEASSVHQLKEEDLALSKIKEAAEQYELSDLDIFNGDIWSTLSQKEIEDLNRYLLFILNSRSPS, via the coding sequence ATGAACTTTGGTGCATATTTAAGAGCGTTACGTGAGGAAAAGAAACTGTCAGTGAATCAATTGGCGATGTATTCAGAGGTCAGCGCTGCTGGCATTTCTCGTATTGAAAATGGGAAACGAGGCGTTCCGAAACCTCCTACGATTAAGAAACTGGCCGGAGCATTAAAAGTGCCTTATGAGGAAATGATGCAGGCTGCAGGCTATATTGAGGAAGCCTCTTCTGTCCATCAGTTGAAGGAAGAAGATTTGGCTTTATCCAAAATAAAGGAAGCTGCAGAGCAATATGAACTTTCTGATCTCGACATATTTAATGGAGACATATGGTCGACCCTGTCACAAAAAGAAATAGAAGATCTTAACCGCTATCTGTTATTTATATTAAACAGCCGTTCGCCATCATAG